In one Tripterygium wilfordii isolate XIE 37 chromosome 22, ASM1340144v1, whole genome shotgun sequence genomic region, the following are encoded:
- the LOC119992100 gene encoding ribonucleoside-diphosphate reductase large subunit, whose product MYVIKRDGRQESVHFDKITARLKKLSYGLSIEHCDPVLVSQKVCAGVYKGVTTSQLDELAAETAAAMTANHPDYASLAARIVVSNLHKNTMKSFSETIKIMYTHVNEGSGLKAPLVADDVYKIIMKNAARLDSEIIYDRDFDYDYFGFKTLERSYLLKVHGKVVERPQHMLMRVAVGIHKDDIDSAIKTYHLMSQRWFTHASPTLFNAGTPRPQLSSCFLVCMKEDSIEGIYDTLKECAVISKSAGGIGVSVHNIRATGSYIRGTNGASNGIVPMLRVFNDTARYVDQGGGKRKGAFAVYLEPWHADIFEFLDLRKNHGKEEHRARDLFFALWVPDLFMERVQSNGEWSLFCPNEAPGLADCWGAEFERLYTHYEREGKAKKVVQAQNLWFEVLKSQIETGTPYMLFKDSCNRKSNQQNLGTIKSSNLCTEIIEYTSPTETAVCNLASIALPRFVREKEVPIESQPSKLVGSRGSKNRYFDFDKLAEITAVATTNLNKIIDVNYYPVENARRSNFRHRPIGIGVQGLADTFILLGMAFDSPEAQQLNKDIFETIYYHALKASAELAAKEGPYETYNGSPVSKGILQPDMWGVTPSDRWDWASLKEIVSNNGVRNSLLVAPMPTASTSQILGNNECFEPYTSNIYSRRVLSGEFVVINKHLLNDLTEMGLWSLAIKNSIIYENGSVQGIPEVPDELKDIYKTVWEIKQKTLVDMAVDRGCYIDQSQSLNIHMDQPNFGKLTSLHFYAWSKGLKTGMYYLRTRAAADAIKFTVDTSILKEKKPPVVVDDDTKMAQMVCSLTNRDECLACGS is encoded by the exons ATGTATGTGATTAAGAGAGATGGGAGGCAAGAGTCGGTGCATTTTGACAAGATCACGGCGAGGCTAAAGAAGTTGAGTTATGGACTGAGCATTGAGCATTGCGATCCTGTGCTCGTGTCGCAGAAGGTGTGTGCGGGGGTCTACAAGGGCGTCACCACCAGCCAGCTTGATGAACTGGCCGCTGAGACTGCCGCTGCCATGACCGCCAACCACCCTGATTACGCCTCt TTGGCTGCTAGGATTGTTGTTTCAAATCTGCACAAGAACACTATGAAATCATTTTCAGAAAC GATCAAAATCATGTACACCCATGTCAATGAGGGGTCTGGCCTGAAGGCTCCTCTGGTTGCTGATGATGTATACAAGATCATCATGAAG AATGCTGCTCGTTTGGACAGTGAGATTATCTATGATAGGGACTTTGATTATGACTATTTTGGCTTCAAAACCCTTGAAAGGTCATACTTGTTAAAGGTTCATGGCAAGGTTGTAGAAAGGCCACAACACATGTTGATGAGGGTTGCTGTTGGAATTCACAAGGATGATATTGACTCTGCTATCAAAACATACCATTTGATGTCTCAACGATGGTTTACTCACGCTTCTCCCACCCTTTTCAATGCAGGAACACCAAGACCGCAA CTGAGCAGCTGCTTTTTGGTGTGCATGAAAGAAGATAGTATTGAAGGAATATATGATACTTTGAAAGAATGTGCGGTTATCAGTAAGTCTGCTGGAGGAATTGGGGTATCTGTTCATAACATCCGTGCAACTGGTAGTTATATCCGTGGAACAAATGGGGCATCAAATGGCATTGTTCCAATGCTGAGGGTTTTCAATGATACCGCACGTTATGTTGACCAAGGAGGAGGCAAGAGGAAGG GTGCTTTTGCCGTATATTTGGAGCCATGGCATGCTGACATATTCGAGTTTCTGGATCTTAGGAAAAACCATGGAAAG GAAGAGCATCGGGCTCGTGATTTATTCTTTGCACTTTGGGTGCCTGATCTTTTTATGGAAAGGGTGCAAAGTAATGGGGAGTGGTCATTATTTTGCCCCAATGAGGCACCGGGTTTGGCAGATTGCTGGGGTGCGGAATTTGAAAGGCTCTACACCCATTATGAAAGAGAG GGCAAGGCTAAGAAGGTGGTCCAGGCACAGAACCTATGGTTTGAAGTTCTGAAATCCCAGATAGAAACTGGGACACCTTACATGCTTTTCAAG GATTCTTGCAATAGAAAAAGTAACCAGCAAAATCTGGGTACAATTAAATCTTCAAATCTGTGCACAGAGATAATTGAGTATACAAGTCCAACAGAAACAGCTGTTTGCAATTTGGCTTCCATTGCCTTACCACGATTTGTTAGAGAGAAG GAGGTGCCAATTGAATCTCAGCCATCAAAGCTTGTTGGCAGTCGAGGTTCTAAGAATCGATATTTTGACTTTGACAAACTTGCTGAG ATAACTGCGGTAGCTACTACAAATCTTAACAAGATCATTGATGTTAATTACTACCCGGTTGAGAATGCAAGGAGGTCAAATTTCCGGCACAGACCCATTGGTATAGGAGTTCAGGGTCTTGCAGATACATTCATCTTACTTGGCATGGCATTTGATTCGCCTGAG GCACAACAACTGAACAAGGACATATTTGAAACCATATACTATCATGCTCTCAAAGCTTCTGCTGAATTAGCTGCAAAAGAAGGGCCCTATGAAACATATAATGGAAGTCCTGTGAGCAAG GGAATTCTGCAGCCCGATATGTGGGGTGTGACACCTTCAGATCGCTGGGACTGGGCTTCTCTAAAAGAGATTGTTTCCAATAATGGGGTTAGAAATTCACTTCTTGTGGCTCCAATGCCAACTGCTTCAACAAGCCAGATTCTTGGAAATAATGAGTGTTTTGAGCCTTATACTTCTAACATCTATAGTCGCAGAGTGCTAAG TGGTGAGTTTGTTGTGATTAACAAACATCTACTTAATGACTTGACTGAAATGGGTCTCTGGTCTCTGGCCATTAAAAACTCGATAATATATGAGAACGGTTCTGTCCAGGGAATTCCTGAAGTACCTGATGAATTGAAGGACATATACAA GACTGTGTGGGAGATCAAGCAAAAGACATTGGTGGATATGGCTGTTGATCGTGGCTGCTACATAGACCAGAGTCAGAGCCTTAACATACATATGGACCAACCAAATTTTGGAAAATTAACTTCTTTACACTTCTATGCGTGGTCTAAG GGCTTAAAAACAGGGATGTATTATCTACGAACACGTGCTGCAGCTGATGCCATAAAGTTCACTGTTGATACGTCCATTCTTAAG GAAAAGAAACCTCCTGtggttgttgatgatgataccAAAATGGCTCAGATGGTTTGCTCCCTTACAAACCGcgacgagtgcttggcttgtgGAAGTTAA